Genomic window (Helianthus annuus cultivar XRQ/B chromosome 3, HanXRQr2.0-SUNRISE, whole genome shotgun sequence):
GTCTACTGATTGTAAAAATTTTAAAAGAGATATTAATTTGTTCATTGGAGAGTTTGATGTGGATATGGCTGTCCAACGTCTTATGAAGAAGAAGCTGTATTTGCCGAATTTTTCTTGTGAATTTTATTGTGATGAAAAAGGTGCTCTTGCTGGATTATTTTGGGCTGATGAAGAAATGAAACTGAATTATGAGGTCTTTGGGGATGTTATGTCTTTTGATGCTACGTTCCGTACGAACAGGTATTTTATTCACTTTTTGTAGATCatttattcatatttttattaaactaGCACAATTCAGCAAGCAGTTGTAATATAATCAATTCAATTTTTAGGTATGACTTGGTATTTGTTCCGTTCACTGGAATCGATAATCATCATCACAATGTCACGTTTGCTGGTTCTTTGTTAGCATCTGAAACTGCtgaatcatataaatggcttctTCAAAGTTTTTTGAAGGCTTTTGGTGTTGCACCTAAGGTGGTTGTGACTGATCAGGACGCTGCAATGAAAATTGCCATCCGAGATGTTTTCCCAGATACCAGACATCGTTTGTGTATGTGGCATATAATGATCAAAGTTTCTGAAAAGGTAACTTTCTTAAACCAGCACACTTTTAGCATATAAACCAGCAcactttaaacaatccatttAAACCAGCACACTTTAGCATATAAACCAGCACACTTTAGCATATAAACCAGCACACTTTGGCATATAACTCAGCACACTtttaaaccagcacactttctttaAACCATCACAGTTTAAGCATCATAGTTTAAGTTTATACATCAACTAGCACACTTTAACATATAAACCAGCACATTTTAGGATTTGTTTGCtgttttaatatactaattattttttttttgttataggtTGGTACTGAGCTATCACAAGATGAGGTTTTTAAAGAAGATATATGTGATGTTGTATGGACTGATGCTCTTGAACCAGCACAGTTTGAGACACAATGGTGTGATTTAATGATTAAGTACAACCTTACTAGTAACAGCTGGCTGTCTGATATTTTCATTATTTCTGGTTCCAAGGGCGACATCTTTGGGTGCATTGTTGGGTATTCAACTTCAAGGTAATCACATACAATTTCTTTCTGtaatttgaaaattttcaaaatcaaaatccctaagcatcacaaatataattaaaataaacagCACAGAATTAATGGGCATCAATATATTACCACTCTTTTAGCACGTGCCATTTTTTGTGCTTTTGCTTTCCCTTTCATGTTGTCTATAATCTTGATGGCTTCTCCCTTGAAATCAAAACATACAATGTAGTAGTGCTTGTTTTGTAGTATTGGAATGAACAACATGTCCACTTTCCTAATAGTTCCAAACTCGGTAGTCATCAATGTCGCGGCAATGTTTTCTCTGAAATTTTGTGTGCAGGTCTTTTTGTTCAGTTTTGGTTTGAAGTTGTTTTCTCCCTGCACAGAAACCAGCACAATGTGTTATAAACCAGCACCAGCACAATGTGTTATGAACCAGCACAATAATAGCATTTCATATATTAGACTAACCAGCTattaataaaacattaatattTCAAAACCAGCACAATGTGTAATAATCCAGCACATTTTGTTAAATGTGCTTTTTCTAATCTGTTATTAAAACCAGCACATATTAGAAAACATACCAGCATGTTGCATGGGCAGAAAACTCTTGCCGGTGAACCTTTGCTTCTGTAGACCTCTTTACTGTTTAGTACCAATGACCAAGCTGTTAGGACTTGGACATGTATGTATAAGTTCGGGTGAAGCGACTCCAGAAATACCCTTGAAAGGTTTGTGTTAAATGCTGTCTCAAATATAAACACCCTGCATTGTTGTAATACACATTAgtttaaatacttatttttatccaATTAAGATTTTGTTGGTTTTTATACTTACCAGGGGTCGTCAACTGTCGAGAACATCCATTCGGCTATCCTTAATTCAATTTTTtcagtttttgtttttatttgtacAACTCGCTGCATATATGGTGAACATAAAGGTTCGGCAGGGTGAGTTGTACGTTTGCTTTTCTTTGGTCTCCGGCGTTTAGGTCTTCACCTATGAATTCTTGTTTTTCACTGTCTTTTTTGGGTTCCTTTTCTGGTGTTTTAAAAACCTCTCCTTGCTGTGCTGGTTGACCAGCAGCCTCATTTCCTTCTTTCTTTGCTGGTTGGCCAGCAGTGTCACTTTCTCCCTTTGGTGGTTCATTAGCATCTTCACCTCCTTTCTTTGTTGTTTCCCCATCAGGTTTACCATCTTTAACCTTTTCTCCACCTGCATCCTTTTCTTCTTCACCTATGAATTCTTGTTTTTCACTGTCTTTTTTGGTTTCATTTTCTGGTGTTTTAAAAACCTCTCCTTGCTGTGCTGGTTGACCAGCAGCCTCATTTCCTTCTTTCTTTGCTGGTTGACCAGCAGTGTCACTTTCTCCCTTTGGTGGTTCATTAGCATCTTCACCTCCTTTCTTTGTTGTTTCCCCATCAGGTTTACCATCTTTAACCTTTTCTCCACCTGCATCCTTTTCTTCTTCACCGCCAACTCCATGATCAGCACCATCTTTTTTGCTGCTTGCTACCTGTTCTGCCTTTTCTATTTCTTTTATAATCTCTGGCCACATTGAACTGGTGATTCTGAAAGGAGTTGAATCAAATTGTGAGACCACCATTTTTTTTTGTGATTGGGTAAGTTTAACTTCATTCCCTTCTTCCTTTTTATTCCCTCCTTCTGTCTTCTCTCCACTTCCTccttttttcttttcttcattccctgcttctgattcttGCTTCTCGAAATTGTACTTTTCACCATATACTACCAATCTTTTTCTCCACTCATCCACAGCATCCACAACCTCCTCACCTTTGTACTTTGTTAAACATTCTGCAATCATTTCGTGTGTTTCTTTGACATGCATGTCCAGCTCTTTTGTTTTGGATTTTATCAGACAAATCCATTCCTGAAAAGATAACCAGCACATTCTTTTTATAAAGTAGCACAAATTGTAAAAGTAGCACATTCTTTTTATAAAGTAGCACAAATTGTAAAAGTAGCACattttccatttttatttttacatatacatGATAAAAGTTTACAATAAAAGTAGCACATTTCAAACTAGCACAGTTTTATAATCCATTTAAACCAGCACACTTTAGCACATAAATCAGCACAATTTCACATTCCAAATTCTAACATTAAACTAACATATACTAGGTATAAACTAGCACAATTTAACATTCCAAACACTAAATGTCATAAAAGTAACACATTTTTTAACAAATGTCATAAAAGTAGCACATTTTTTCAATAACCATCTAAACCAGCACTTTTTTCAGTAATACTACAGATAAACACAATAAAATAGAAATTACCACTCCACTTGTTGGATttgtaggtggaatttgtgaGAGTTTTTCCTGGGATTATGGAATGTCCAAACTTTGTGTAATGTCTAGAGATTCTGGGAAGTCACTAAAGTAATGATTTCTAGCTTCATCAGTTTCCTTTGAGATTTGTTGATATGTGGATAGAGGTTGTTCAGCTGGTGCTTTTTTCTTTATCTTCAGTTTTACCTTCAAATTCTTTCGTTTTTCACCAGTTGTTGCTGCTTTCAAACTTGTTTTCTTCTTACTCTTCACCACCTTTTGAGTAGCTGTTTGTGTTGTCAAGGTGAGTTTCTGTGCTGGTTTCCCATCTTTTTCACTTCtctttcttttattgcttttcacCACCGGACCAAGCTTTTTAATTGTATCATTTTTATGATACATTACAGCTGGTATCATCTTCTGTGTTGGATTTGTTCTTTGGTATGTATCATGCGCATAAACCAACTGATTGATTTACAAGTTAGTTTTTGTTATTATGTTtgataaaaaacaataaatataaatCATTTTTAGATAACTACAACATACCACTAGAAATGTTATCGGTCCGATGTAATGTGCTGCTTTAGATTGGAACCAGCTTGTTGTCTTTCTGTTCAAGCAGTCGATCACGTAGCTGCACCAGTCAACATCCTTAATATCTACATCAGGTTGCAatgttgtaaggaatttcatGTTGACGTTGCCACCGTGTGTGAGCTCTGCCATTATTGAGTTGAACATTACAAGAAAGTTCAGTTGAAATAGCCTTCCACTCTCCTTCTGTTCTTTCACAACATGAATAATATGATGCATTTTTGGCAGTTCATCATCAATTTTAAATTGATTTCTAAACTCTGCAACAACTGGATCACTCATTGATGGTTTAGTCAACTCCTTAACCTTCACTTTACCCATTGGTATGCCAAGAACTTCTTGTACTAGGTTAGGTGTTATCACTACATTATGTGTACCTAGATTCAGTGTGTTGATTGTAGGTTCATAATTGTTAGCGAGCCAGTATCCCAGATCAGTTGGTATTTTTGTTATATCAAAGTTCTTCATGCTTTCAAATCCCATGTTATCTACTTCTGCTTTCTGTTCGTCAGATAACACTTGCATGAATTGAGCAAGGTTTTTTGGGCTGTTCCTGATTCTAATTCTTTTTTTCTTATCAAATTCCTTGAAAAGTGTTGATCGTATAGGTTCAACGTTTGTGGCAACAGCTTTTAGTGctgttttttgtttcttttccggTTGTTCGAAGTCACTGTCTGATGAGCCTGCAAGTAATTTCAGAAGAAACATAGTAACCAGCACAAGTTATAAAGTgtactatatattaaaaaaacaataaccAGTACCATTTTGATCATTTAATACATAATAAACCATGATTTTTATAATTCAAAACATCATTGTTACATAAGGTTCAGAAAAACATGATCATAATACATAACAGCATTGATAACATTAGAAAACTAAAACAAACAACATAAACATGATGATCATAGCAGGAGCTGGCTAGATTGCTACTTCCTTCCAAAATTCTTGACTGAGATTATAGGTTTTCCTCATCTTCTTCATGTTTAGGTTGTAGGATGGGGATCTTTtgtttttcatcatcttcttcttttttgGGTTGTACAACTGAGATTTCAGGTTTCTCATCAATCTCTTCTTTTATGGGATCTGAAGGTTCACCACCAGAAGTAGGATGATTGGTATAGTTTGGCCCCCAGATTGCTACTTCATTCCAAAATTTCGGACTCATATAATATTCCTTTTTTGTTGGTCTTACAACTTTTAGTGGAATGGGATGCAAAGGTTCATTATCAAAAGTAGGGATTGGTTCTCCTGGTTGTACAATTTGTAGTGGTTTGGGATTGTACAGCTCTGTTTTCACACACAAAAAAGCAACTGAAACTTATATTACTTATCTCCTGAATTTAAAAGTAGCACAGTCGGTAAACCAGCACAGATTTGGAACCCAAAAAAACCACTTGTGCTAGTTTCTTCTAAAACACTAAAGTAGCACAGACGGTAAACCAACTAGAATTTGTGCTAGTTTACTAGAAAACACTAAACCCTTTGTGCTAGTTTCTTCTAAAGCAATAAACTAGCACAGATAGTAAACTAGCACAGATAGTAAACCAGCACATATTTGGAACCCAAAAAACCAACTAGAACTTTGTGCTAGTTTCTTAAAAAACACTAAACTAGCACGGAAGTTAAACCAGCACCGATTTCAAAACCAGAAAACCAACCACAACTTTGTGCTAGATATTTCTAAAACACTAAACTAGCACATAGGTTAAACCAGCACATAAAATAAACCAGCACAAAAAATAAACCAGCActatttcattaaaacacaacgatgGATCTGTTTTATAAAATGCAGAACATGaatcagtttagacatattaaaACCCTAGAAATCTGTTCGTTTACAGATCCTTAACAAACCTTCGAAATCGTCATCAGGTTTTGTTTCTTTATGCTTCTGGCTTCTTGTAGATCTCTTAGAACCTGTGTAATCGATTTGATTTCGAAGAAACTTAGAAAAACCGTACAAAATTGAAACGAATACaccaaaatgcaaaaaaaaatggAACGTACTCTCTGAATCCATCGTTGATgctgtttttgttgttgtttgttcGATTTTCGTCTCTCTTATTGTCGATTTTAGGGGACGTTTCTTAGCCATTGGGAAGTTTTGAGAGAGAGTGAAGAAGAACTGTTTTGAATCGTCAATAACTGCTTTCCTTTTTGTCCAGTACTATTTTTTTGTTTATGGCGAAAATACCCCCGCGCGTTTTAATTGTTTACTTATCTAGTTTAATATTAGGGATTTAATCTGGTCCATTGGTTGTTTAAAAACATGGTGTAGATTGCTTCTTAGGCAACTTAGGCAAAATAGGCTTCTTAGGGGAAccgccccctatatatatatatatatataggtagaggatcctgtaaaaagtgggtcttttgtaagaagtgtaagaaataatcttggaatgacaagtgtccctcctcttaattaattcaaaagggtagattagtaattgtatttttttgtcatttaattgatttacaataCAACTGAAAAAAAAACTGACTATGAGAATGTTTAGGGATTGATCACAGTTCACGTCATCTTGTTAACCTTCCGTCATCGTCTTCTCCGAACTCCGATTCAGATCATCTTCTCCGATTTGAACAAAATATATTTAGGGAGTCCAGCGATGCAGGTTAATGTGTatcatagtgttttattctggtgttctattaagttgtatggtgttatattcatagaaggttgctggggattccagataaaacaccatgacttgaatcatggcgtggtgttttatctggtgacattgttcatggcatattgctggggattccagataaaacaccatgacttgaatcatggcgtggtgttttatctggtgacattgttcatggcatagtgttttaaacatctggagacaaaacaccacgccatgaacaatgtctccagataaaacaccacggcatgaataatgtctccagataaaacaccacaccatgaacaatgtctccagataaaacaccacgctatgaacaatgtctccagataaaacaccacgccatgaataatgtctcctgataaaacaccatgacttgaatcatagatgtttaaaacaccacactatgaacaaggtctcctgataaaacaccatgacttgaatctgggaatgttttgtatttataaaacactacgccatgaacaatgtctccagataaaacaccacgccatcaacaatgtctccagataaaacaccatgacttgaatctgcgattacgttttaaaaatctgggaatgttttaaagtatgaagaaattcgcagattttttttttggagattgatggcggttacatataattcgctgatctttaggagtttgatgggtggttttgaaacggttaccatatttaaaatgttggaaaagtcactattgcccttcaattttacaaaagccccttctaattaaaacacaatttacactttaataccctattgatctcaaccattagatcaaagatccaatggcttaaaacacttcttacactttggacactttttaccatatccctaccctatatatatatatatatatatatatatatatatatatatatatatatatatatatatatataaatgggCTAACCCTACTCTAAGTATATACATGTACACTCTACGTACGTATGTGTATAAAAGTCTGTTATGAAATAACCATAACCAAATTAGCAAGATCTCAATTGATTTGATTATTTGCCTTTTTAAATCAGTGTGCATCCAAAATTCTGGAAAGGTCCAACTTCCAagaataataaattaataaaggAGTCTTATCTATAATTAATACAAAATGAATGACCAGAGGTGGACAAGGTAGAAAGAATGttacttgtttttgactttttccaAATAAATTTATACACTGATAATCACTTTCAAAACATGAAACCTAGTTTAAAGAATCATGTGAATCCACAAAAATTTGTAAATCAAAACCTACGACTAAAAGAACACTTTTAATCAACTCGAATTATTCATATACACAACCCTACACACTTTTACGATTGTTTAAAATTACTTTGTGTAAAGCGTTACGACTtgatatatattattaatatataacaAGTGATATGAGAAAGGTGATTAAATTACATGATAAATGAGAATGAACGGAACCAGATAGAGTGTGTGTCAGTTGATCGATAAGTTTCCTTTTTGTTAGTAGTGATATTTAATATATTACGTCATTGTTTTCTGTAGGGCGACTCTTCGTATAGTTATCGATAAAATAGTTGAAACAAATGtaattaaatttttttattaagaCCCCTAAGTATATAACTATATTGTAAACACTTGATATTTACCGGTAAAAGATGAAGCGAAATAAACAAATTGATAGTTAATGACAAAATAAAGTTCCACTCCATGATGACATGTAACTAAAAAGGGAATGAGGACATAAATCACAAGGGAGTGTGGTCATATCCATGAAAAGGTGGGTAAAGTGTGTTAGATGTGCACACAATGTCGTCATAATGTTAAATTCTAATAACAATTATATATTTCGTTTGAACATCTTCTTTACATGTCAAAAGTGATAAAACCCTCCCAAAACACTTCTTTTTGTTGATTTACTAAATTGCAAAAGCGAAACATTGGAAGTTAACATATTATTATACTAGTAGGGGCCAATTGGGGACATCTCAACTCTTATGTGGATGAAAACTTTAAGAATTATTTTGTGCTATGAATTATTTTACTTTTAAGCTTTGTTGCACAACAATCCACATGAAATACATGATGTATGCTAATTGTAAATAAAGAAGAAGGAAAAAAAAATCAGGTTAACTAGATTTTTTAATGGTAAATGTTACCCCCTACTATATATTGCACCTACATATAAGGCTGTCAATAGGTAACATGTTAAGACACGATAACAGAAAAGTACATCATgtgattttttatgtttttaaaaataatcaaaatttgaaaGTTAAGATCCATTATTTCTCATTCTAGGTGCATAAAATATACATCTGTCTTATTGACATtggatataaagtagttaaacgagcCGTATTCATGTTTAAAATATTTGTTGTTCGCGTTATCAGATACCTGTTAAACCTGCTAATACATGATTTGCCAGCCATACTTACAAATACAAAATTACACCTTTAACCAGATTTGAACCTGAGATCTCCCTTTTTAAGAGGCATAAGCCTCTACCCACTAGATAAGATATTATTTTGTTAATGATCGTAGATATTTCTTATAACAACATTGTCATAAATAGAAACTTGGTGTAGTGGTGGTTGTAAGTAAGATAGAATAATCCCTCAATTATTAAATACGAATGCGTATTGCATATCACTACTCAATCATGCACGACAATTCCAAACACACGATACTTACCCTAACACACACGAGATAAAAACAAAGTTTGAGATATCATTCGAAAGCGTTGTGGAATCGGTTCGAGGGCAACCTAAAGCCACAACTTTAAGACTAAACTGATAAAGGTGATATTAGATTGAAGAAAGATCAACATGTAATTGATATTTGATGGAATGCTTGGGTCCATGGCATGGCATAGAAAAAGGTGAACATGAAAGGGAATCTTCTCCATTTGCTTTTTTAACGGTGAGAATCTTTAATTTGTTGTGAGAGATATCTCATACCCTCCTAAACAGAGGGCCCTAACTCCACTATGGTCAAACTATGTTGTCTTAATCGGGTCCACGCTGACGTTAGAGTTTGGCTAACAGCGTTCCTCGGGACTAAAACCCGAGGTGGCTCTAGCTCGAATTCTTGACCTAGAGTCTAGAAGAACTAGCTTTCATTGCCTTTATCTACCAAATGTGGCACTAGTTGGGATTGAACTTGGGCCTCCAAAGAGAATCCTAAGTCTATCCAACCACTAGACACAAATTTGCTAGTATGATGGTTTTCACCAATAGTGAGGGTATAGCATCTTGCTACTCTTCTAATGCATTGTCTTGTTCTAAGTATGGCAGTTTTCACCAATAATGAGGGTGTAGCTTCTTGCTACTCTTTTAATGCATTGTCTTGATCTTAAGGGGATGGGGTGGTTATCACTTGCAaaaatttcatcactcacaacattcaatcaagttctgtcatgtcatcaaccattattccattactcacaacctttttagtggcaatggtcatcactcacaacacccaacaataaaccctcacaccccctcacatccaATTATAATGGAATAGCCTATAACGCGTGAAATATATCATGGAATCCTTCCATCACGCGTTGAACTGTTTGAGTGGTGGTGGTTTATTTGTTCCCACCACGCGTTATAAAAAACCATCACAGACAAATTTTTGTCCACCCCGCCTCCCCTAATAAAAGAGTAATGAGGGTAGGTTTAAAGTCTTGTTTATACTAAATGTTTGGCGTAATGCTAACAATGTTGTTTTCAATAAACTTGTTTTAACTCATGTAGCATCTTAATTTCTGATGTTATATTTTGAGAAtaagttattttataaaaatattgaTGAATTCCAAATTATTAAGTGTTGCATGGAATCAAAGAAATTATTATGAAAATTAAACTAAGATGTTGTCAACCAAGGTAGTCATTCAACAATTAAAAGTTGATGGGTAAGGTGTAAGGCCATAAACCTGGGGATCGTTACAATTGGatcattgtatcaaaacatagTATCAAAACATAGTTTCTAAACTGATAATAGTCATCACATTGCAATGCAAAGTAGGTCAAAACATCAAGTATTGGTTACATCAATTTGTCAAGTTTAAACAAAACATTTAAATAACATAAATGGTCATCTAAGGTAGATAGAATGCCATTCCAAAAAGTAGGGGAGCCTTTAATCAATTCGGTGGACTTCCTATGAAGCATCAACTTGTTTAACCTGACACGCATGCTAAAAAAAGGTAAGCTAACCTAAGTGAGTCTTAGTTTAAACAAAAACAAGAAGTTACAATTTATATAAAATCTTTagtcatttcatcaaaacacattTTAACATCAAACATACATATCAACTTCAACCGTAAGTAAACAGTAACTTGTGAAGCGATTTTCACTATCAACTGCTCGATACGACGCCAGACAAGTTTACCCTGCGTAAGACTCCATGCCTGCTACATCGTCGCCCTCACATGACCATCAAATAAGGCAATCactcaaaatcatcatcaatcatttAAACTTACACTTATCAATCAAGGTTAAACACAAAgtatcaatcaatcaataatcacaTAATAATGATTAAGTACTTCTATGGCTGATACCATTTAAGGTAGGATGCATATCTGCTCAGAATGTTAAAAAGAGGCCATCTGGAACTCACCTGGTCGTTAACTTCTTTTACCATTTTAATGTACGATCTGACTCTTGTACGCTCGGTCAACTGGTCTAAGATACACACATAACTCATCAACATTACGCCCTTAATACCTAGTGAAAAGTAGAGCTTTGAGCAGGCAGGTAATGCCACACGCGACGTTGCTCTTGGGCAGCATTGCGACCCATCAAGGATCGCCTTAAGCTAAGTACATTATGTATACTAGCTTTCACGAATTGCTCGCTTTATGTTGCACGCATAGCCAACGCAAAGTGGCACACTACATATTCATAAACAAGGAGCGTGAATTGGCACGCAACATACCTTGTGAGCACCCTAGTCGCGCAAAGAAGCAGTTGCTCTCATATTTGGTCTTGTTTCACGTCAAGATCCAACGTGTTTCATCGTAAACTCATTAGAATCGATTCATAACATCAATTTTTGCATTAAACATAAAAAACATAACAACTTTTATGTGATTATTCTTAATTGTTCGT
Coding sequences:
- the LOC110932210 gene encoding protein FAR1-RELATED SEQUENCE 5-like translates to MHFQSIDSAFNFYKKYAKLSGFEGRKHTQSSKNGVVIRKYFVCAKEGSATSCAVDTVNDSVGADKKLNDRRRRPSKRTGCKAHIRLSLTPKNTYRISHVFEEHNHSFVDEEDYHLLASSRKLTFTEEQLLSDFSEMNIGPVRAFNLMRKIRGGFDKVGVTSTDCKNFKRDINLFIGEFDVDMAVQRLMKKKLYLPNFSCEFYCDEKGALAGLFWADEEMKLNYEVFGDVMSFDATFRTNRYDLVFVPFTGIDNHHHNVTFAGSLLASETAESYKWLLQSFLKAFGVAPKVVVTDQDAAMKIAIRDVFPDTRHRLCMWHIMIKVSEKVGTELSQDEVFKEDICDVVWTDALEPAQFETQWCDLMIKYNLTSNSWLSDIFIISGSKGDIFGCIVGYSTSR
- the LOC118490517 gene encoding uncharacterized protein LOC118490517, with the protein product MAKKRPLKSTIRETKIEQTTTKTASTMDSESSKRSTRSQKHKETKPDDDFEELYNPKPLQIVQPGEPIPTFDNEPLHPIPLKVVRPTKKEYYMSPKFWNEVAIWGPNYTNHPTSGGEPSDPIKEEIDEKPEISVVQPKKEEDDEKQKIPILQPKHEEDEENL